One Ictalurus punctatus breed USDA103 chromosome 21, Coco_2.0, whole genome shotgun sequence genomic window carries:
- the LOC108254842 gene encoding opioid growth factor receptor-like protein 1 gives MLMGNSENTLSDYDSTWEDEDVCEDTKEFSKQWPWREKRNLHAAEDMRNYRRECRSQLDDVKGQDVDNDEDLPNLWFYQNKIPFDADGVCIEDFHMCWFGDYKKLEHVHSYIQWLFPTQENGMNASSVQNLSHVLNPKAIKLFHRDEVMKKRLLTSYKLMLDFYGIELVSEETGEVRRSVNWKERFENLNRNTHNNLRITRILKCLGLLGFHHYQAPLVHFFLVETLVNGTLPQVKQSVLDYFMFAVVDKSKRKELIKFALCYFKPKEKFVWCPTRIRIHFLKEVERAEKQTEHY, from the exons ATGCTTATGGGTAACTCAGAAAACACTTTAAGTGACTATGACTCGACATGGGAAGATGAAGATGTGTGTGAGGACACTAAAGAG ttCTCTAAACAGTGGCCATGGCGTGAAAAAAGAAACCTACATGCTGCAGAAGACATGCGAAACTACAGACGCGAGTGTCGG AGCCAACTTGATGATGTGAAAGGTCAAGATGTAGACAAT GATGAAGACTTGCCAAATCTGTGGTTTTACCAAAATAAGATCCCTTTCGACGCTGATG GCGTGTGCATTGAGGATTTTCACATGTGCTGGTTTGGTGATTACAAGAAGTTGGAACATGTGCACTCCTACATTCAATG GCTATTTCCGACTCAGGAGAATGGAATGAATGCATCATCTGTGCAAAACCTGTCGCATGTGCTTAACCCAAAAGCAATCAAG CTGTTCCATAGGGATGAGGTGATGAAGAAAAGATTGTTGACATCTTACAAGCTCATGTTGGATTTCTACGGCATAGAACTTGTCAGCGAGGAAACCGGAGAGGTGAGACGTTCAGTAAACTGGAAAGAGCGATTTGAAAACCTAAACAG aaacacacacaacaatcttCGCATTACCCGCATTTTGAAGTGTCTGGGATTACTGGGGTTCCATCACTATCAAGCACCACTGGTTCACTTCTTCCTTGTGGAGACTCTGGTGAATGGTACACTTCCCCAAGTAAAACAGAGCGTTCTGGACTACTTTATGTTCGCAGTAGTGGACAAGTCTAAAAGAAAAGAGTTGATCAAATTTGCCTTGTGTTATTTCAAGCCAAAAGAGAAATTTGTGTGGTGTCCTACGAGGATTCGAATTCATTTTTTGAAGGAGGTTGAGCGTGCAGAGAAACAAACCGagcactattaa